The Toxotes jaculatrix isolate fToxJac2 chromosome 21, fToxJac2.pri, whole genome shotgun sequence genome includes a region encoding these proteins:
- the LOC121175627 gene encoding prolyl 4-hydroxylase subunit alpha-1-like isoform X3: MAVGTWLLIHCLLFSSSSAHNDFFTSIGQMTDLLFTEKDLVTSLKDYIRAEENKLDQIKRWADKLDVLSAAATQDPEGFLGHPVNAFKLMKRLNTEWGELESLVLTDMSDVFISNLTIQRQYFPSDDDQTGAAKALMRLQDTYQLDTDIISTGELPGSSLAASHRSTLTVDDCYDLGKVAYSEVDYYHTELWMVQALKQLDQGEASSTVDAVTILDYLSYSVYQQGELERALEFTRRLLELDPTHQRANGNLKYFEYQLAKQKKVEEGEEGEGRQRKEIRGRPDDYLPERKKYEELCRGEGIRMTPRRQSRLFCRYYDNNRHPRYVIGPVKQEDEWDSPRIVRYYNIVSDKEMEKVKELAKPRLRRATISNPVTGALETAHYRISKRRATVHDPQTGKLTTAHYRVSKSAWLGAYEHPVVDKINQRIEDITGLDVTTAEDLQVANYGVGGQYEPHFDFGRKDEPDAFEELGTGNRIATWLLYMSDVQAGGATVFTDVRAAVYPKKGTAVFWYNLYRSGEGDYRTRHAACPVLVGNKWVSNKWIHERGQEFRRRCGLQETD; this comes from the exons ATGGCTGTCGGGACGTGGTTGTTGATccactgtctcctcttctcttcatcctcagcTCACAATGACTTCTTCACCTCCATCG GGCAAATGACGGACCTGCTGTTCACAGAGAAGGACCTGGTCACGTCTCTGAAGGACTACatcagagctgaggagaacaaGCTGGATCAGATCAAAAG atgggCTGATAAACTGGACGTCCTCTCAGCTGCTGCCACTCAGGACCCTGAAGGTTTCCTGGGACACCCAGTGAACGCCTTCAAACTGATGAAGAGACTCAACACGGAGTGGGGGGAGCTGGAGAGTCTGGTGCTCACCGACATGTCtgatg TCTTCATCTCCAACCTCACCATCCAGAGGCAGTACTTCCCCAGCGATGACGACCAGACCGGAGCCGCCAAAGCTCTGATGAGGCTGCAGGACACCTACCAGCTGGACACTGACATCATCTCCACCGGAGAGCTGCCAG GCTCGTCCTTGGCCGCCTCACACCGGAGCACTCTGACGGTGGACGACTGCTACGACCTCGGGAAGGTGGCCTACTCAGAGGTGGACTACTACCACACAGAGCTGTGGATGGTTCAGGCCCTGAAGCAGCTGGACCAGGGGGAGGCGTCCAGCACCGTGGACGCTGTCACCATCCTGGACTACCTGAGCTACTCGGTCTACCAGCAGGGGGAGCTGGAGAGGGCACTGGAGTTCACCAGGAGGCTGCTGGAGCTGG ACCCGACACACCAGCGAGCCAACGGGAACCTGAAGTACTTTGAATACCAGCTGGCTAAACAGAaaaaggtggaggagggggaggaaggtgaggggagacagaggaaggagatcCGGGGTCGGCCTGACGATTACCTGCCAGAGAGGAAGAAGTACGAAGAGCTGTGTCGAGGCGAAGGCATCAGGatg ACTCCTCGCAGGCAGAGCCGCCTCTTCTGCCGTTACTATGACAACAACCGCCACCCGAGGTACGTGATTGGGCCGGTGAAGCAGGAAGACGAGTGGGACAGCCCCCGCATCGTCCGCTACTATAACATCGTGTCGgacaaagagatggagaaggtCAAAGAGCTGGCCAAGCCCAGG CTGCGTCGAGCCACCATCTCCAACCCCGTAACCGGAGCTCTGGAGACGGCCCACTACCGCATCAGCAAGAG ACGTGCCACGGTTCATGACCCTCAGACGGGCAAACTGACCACGGCCCATTACAGAGTCTCCAAGAG TGCGTGGCTCGGTGCGTATGAACATCCGGTGGTGGACAAGATCAACCAGAGGATCGAGGACATCACTGGGCTGGACGTGACCACGGCTGAGGACCTGCAG gtGGCCAACTATGGCGTTGGAGGACAGTACGAACCTCATTTTGACTTTGGACGG AAAGACGAACCGGACGCGTTCGAGGAGCTGGGGACAGGAAACAGAATCGCCACCTGGCTGCTTTAC ATGAGTGACGTGCAGGCAGGGGGCGCCACAGTCTTCACTGACGTGAGAGCTGCTGTCTATCCCAAAAAG GGGACGGCGGTGTTCTGGTACAACCTGTACCGCAGCGGAGAGGGAGACTATCGGACCAGACACGCCGCCTGTCCCGTTCTGGTCGGAAACAAGTGGG tgtCGAATAAATGGATCCATGAACGAGGGCAGGAGTTCAGGAGGCGCTGTGGCCTCCAGGAGACGGACTGA
- the LOC121175627 gene encoding prolyl 4-hydroxylase subunit alpha-1-like isoform X2 encodes MAVGTWLLIHCLLFSSSSAHNDFFTSIGQMTDLLFTEKDLVTSLKDYIRAEENKLDQIKRWADKLDVLSAAATQDPEGFLGHPVNAFKLMKRLNTEWGELESLVLTDMSDVFISNLTIQRQYFPSDDDQTGAAKALMRLQDTYQLDTDIISTGELPGSSLAASHRSTLTVDDCYDLGKVAYSEVDYYHTELWMVQALKQLDQGEASSTVDAVTILDYLSYSVYQQGELERALEFTRRLLELDPTHQRANGNLKYFEYQLAKQKKVEEGEEGEGRQRKEIRGRPDDYLPERKKYEELCRGEGIRMTPRRQSRLFCRYYDNNRHPRYVIGPVKQEDEWDSPRIVRYYNIVSDKEMEKVKELAKPRLRRATVHDPQTGKLTTAHYRVSKSAWLGAYEHPVVDKINQRIEDITGLDVTTAEDLQVANYGVGGQYEPHFDFGRKDEPDAFEELGTGNRIATWLLYMSDVQAGGATVFTDVRAAVYPKKGTAVFWYNLYRSGEGDYRTRHAACPVLVGNKWVSNKWIHERGQEFRRRCGLQETD; translated from the exons ATGGCTGTCGGGACGTGGTTGTTGATccactgtctcctcttctcttcatcctcagcTCACAATGACTTCTTCACCTCCATCG GGCAAATGACGGACCTGCTGTTCACAGAGAAGGACCTGGTCACGTCTCTGAAGGACTACatcagagctgaggagaacaaGCTGGATCAGATCAAAAG atgggCTGATAAACTGGACGTCCTCTCAGCTGCTGCCACTCAGGACCCTGAAGGTTTCCTGGGACACCCAGTGAACGCCTTCAAACTGATGAAGAGACTCAACACGGAGTGGGGGGAGCTGGAGAGTCTGGTGCTCACCGACATGTCtgatg TCTTCATCTCCAACCTCACCATCCAGAGGCAGTACTTCCCCAGCGATGACGACCAGACCGGAGCCGCCAAAGCTCTGATGAGGCTGCAGGACACCTACCAGCTGGACACTGACATCATCTCCACCGGAGAGCTGCCAG GCTCGTCCTTGGCCGCCTCACACCGGAGCACTCTGACGGTGGACGACTGCTACGACCTCGGGAAGGTGGCCTACTCAGAGGTGGACTACTACCACACAGAGCTGTGGATGGTTCAGGCCCTGAAGCAGCTGGACCAGGGGGAGGCGTCCAGCACCGTGGACGCTGTCACCATCCTGGACTACCTGAGCTACTCGGTCTACCAGCAGGGGGAGCTGGAGAGGGCACTGGAGTTCACCAGGAGGCTGCTGGAGCTGG ACCCGACACACCAGCGAGCCAACGGGAACCTGAAGTACTTTGAATACCAGCTGGCTAAACAGAaaaaggtggaggagggggaggaaggtgaggggagacagaggaaggagatcCGGGGTCGGCCTGACGATTACCTGCCAGAGAGGAAGAAGTACGAAGAGCTGTGTCGAGGCGAAGGCATCAGGatg ACTCCTCGCAGGCAGAGCCGCCTCTTCTGCCGTTACTATGACAACAACCGCCACCCGAGGTACGTGATTGGGCCGGTGAAGCAGGAAGACGAGTGGGACAGCCCCCGCATCGTCCGCTACTATAACATCGTGTCGgacaaagagatggagaaggtCAAAGAGCTGGCCAAGCCCAGG CTCAGACGTGCCACGGTTCATGACCCTCAGACGGGCAAACTGACCACGGCCCATTACAGAGTCTCCAAGAG TGCGTGGCTCGGTGCGTATGAACATCCGGTGGTGGACAAGATCAACCAGAGGATCGAGGACATCACTGGGCTGGACGTGACCACGGCTGAGGACCTGCAG gtGGCCAACTATGGCGTTGGAGGACAGTACGAACCTCATTTTGACTTTGGACGG AAAGACGAACCGGACGCGTTCGAGGAGCTGGGGACAGGAAACAGAATCGCCACCTGGCTGCTTTAC ATGAGTGACGTGCAGGCAGGGGGCGCCACAGTCTTCACTGACGTGAGAGCTGCTGTCTATCCCAAAAAG GGGACGGCGGTGTTCTGGTACAACCTGTACCGCAGCGGAGAGGGAGACTATCGGACCAGACACGCCGCCTGTCCCGTTCTGGTCGGAAACAAGTGGG tgtCGAATAAATGGATCCATGAACGAGGGCAGGAGTTCAGGAGGCGCTGTGGCCTCCAGGAGACGGACTGA
- the rab40b gene encoding ras-related protein Rab-40B, translating to MSHRSSPARAYDFLLKFLLVGDSDVGKGEILASLQDGATESPYGYNMGIDYKTTTILLDGRRVKLQLWDTSGQGRFCTIFRSYSRGAQGVILVYDIANRWSFDGIDRWIKEIDEHAPGVPKILVGNRLHLAYKRQVTTEQAQVYAEKLGVTFFEVSPLCNFNITESFTELARIVLMRHGMERLWRPNKVLSLQDLCCRSIVSCTPVHLVDKLPLPLALKSHLKSFSMANGLNARMMHGRSYSVTANADHHGATKRTGGTLLKKPKLIRPPPLSPSAQSCRNSCKIS from the exons ATGAGCCACAGAAGCAGCCCGGCCAGGGCGTACGACTTCCTGCTCAAGTTCCTGCTGGTGGGGGACAGCGACGTCGGGAAGGGCGAGATCCTGGCGAGCCTGCAGGACGGAGCCACCGAGTCCCCGTACGGATACAACATGG GAATCGACTACAAGACGACCACCATCCTCCTGGACGGGAGAAGAGTCAAGCTGCAGCTGTG GGACACGTCTGGTCAGGGACGATTCTGCACCATATTCAGGTCCTACTCCAGAGGAGCACAG GGAGTTATTCTGGTGTACGACATCGCCAACCGCTGGTCCTTTGATGGAATCGACAGGTGGATCAAAGAGATAGATGAG CATGCCCCAGGGGTGCCTAAGATCCTGGTGGGAAACCGTCTCCACCTGGCCTACAAGCGTCAGGTGACCACGGAGCAGGCGCAGGTGTATGCGGAGAAGCTGGGTGTCACCTTCTTTGAGGTCAGTCCGCTGTGTAACTTCAACATCACCGAGTCGTTCACCGAGCTCGCCCGAATCGTCCTGATGAGACACGGCATGGAGCGTCTGTGGAGGCCCAACAAAG tCTTGAGTCTTCAGGACCTCTGCTGCCGCTCCATTGTCTCCTGCACCCCCGTCCACCTGGTCGATAAACTCCCCCTCCCTCTGGCTCTCAAGTCCCACCTGAAGTCCTTCTCCATGGCCAATGGGCTCAACGCCCGTATGATGCATGGACGCTCCTACTCCGTCACTGCCAATGCCGACCACCACGGCGCCACCAAGAGGACGGGGGGGACGCTGCTGAAAAAACCCAAACTGATCCGACCGCCTCCCCTCAGCCCGTCTGCacaaagctgcagaaacagctgCAAAATATCCTAA
- the LOC121175627 gene encoding prolyl 4-hydroxylase subunit alpha-1-like isoform X1 → MAVGTWLLIHCLLFSSSSAHNDFFTSIGQMTDLLFTEKDLVTSLKDYIRAEENKLDQIKRWADKLDVLSAAATQDPEGFLGHPVNAFKLMKRLNTEWGELESLVLTDMSDVFISNLTIQRQYFPSDDDQTGAAKALMRLQDTYQLDTDIISTGELPGSSLAASHRSTLTVDDCYDLGKVAYSEVDYYHTELWMVQALKQLDQGEASSTVDAVTILDYLSYSVYQQGELERALEFTRRLLELDPTHQRANGNLKYFEYQLAKQKKVEEGEEGEGRQRKEIRGRPDDYLPERKKYEELCRGEGIRMTPRRQSRLFCRYYDNNRHPRYVIGPVKQEDEWDSPRIVRYYNIVSDKEMEKVKELAKPRLRRATISNPVTGALETAHYRISKSAWLGAYEHPVVDKINQRIEDITGLDVTTAEDLQVANYGVGGQYEPHFDFGRKDEPDAFEELGTGNRIATWLLYMSDVQAGGATVFTDVRAAVYPKKGTAVFWYNLYRSGEGDYRTRHAACPVLVGNKWVSNKWIHERGQEFRRRCGLQETD, encoded by the exons ATGGCTGTCGGGACGTGGTTGTTGATccactgtctcctcttctcttcatcctcagcTCACAATGACTTCTTCACCTCCATCG GGCAAATGACGGACCTGCTGTTCACAGAGAAGGACCTGGTCACGTCTCTGAAGGACTACatcagagctgaggagaacaaGCTGGATCAGATCAAAAG atgggCTGATAAACTGGACGTCCTCTCAGCTGCTGCCACTCAGGACCCTGAAGGTTTCCTGGGACACCCAGTGAACGCCTTCAAACTGATGAAGAGACTCAACACGGAGTGGGGGGAGCTGGAGAGTCTGGTGCTCACCGACATGTCtgatg TCTTCATCTCCAACCTCACCATCCAGAGGCAGTACTTCCCCAGCGATGACGACCAGACCGGAGCCGCCAAAGCTCTGATGAGGCTGCAGGACACCTACCAGCTGGACACTGACATCATCTCCACCGGAGAGCTGCCAG GCTCGTCCTTGGCCGCCTCACACCGGAGCACTCTGACGGTGGACGACTGCTACGACCTCGGGAAGGTGGCCTACTCAGAGGTGGACTACTACCACACAGAGCTGTGGATGGTTCAGGCCCTGAAGCAGCTGGACCAGGGGGAGGCGTCCAGCACCGTGGACGCTGTCACCATCCTGGACTACCTGAGCTACTCGGTCTACCAGCAGGGGGAGCTGGAGAGGGCACTGGAGTTCACCAGGAGGCTGCTGGAGCTGG ACCCGACACACCAGCGAGCCAACGGGAACCTGAAGTACTTTGAATACCAGCTGGCTAAACAGAaaaaggtggaggagggggaggaaggtgaggggagacagaggaaggagatcCGGGGTCGGCCTGACGATTACCTGCCAGAGAGGAAGAAGTACGAAGAGCTGTGTCGAGGCGAAGGCATCAGGatg ACTCCTCGCAGGCAGAGCCGCCTCTTCTGCCGTTACTATGACAACAACCGCCACCCGAGGTACGTGATTGGGCCGGTGAAGCAGGAAGACGAGTGGGACAGCCCCCGCATCGTCCGCTACTATAACATCGTGTCGgacaaagagatggagaaggtCAAAGAGCTGGCCAAGCCCAGG CTGCGTCGAGCCACCATCTCCAACCCCGTAACCGGAGCTCTGGAGACGGCCCACTACCGCATCAGCAAGAG TGCGTGGCTCGGTGCGTATGAACATCCGGTGGTGGACAAGATCAACCAGAGGATCGAGGACATCACTGGGCTGGACGTGACCACGGCTGAGGACCTGCAG gtGGCCAACTATGGCGTTGGAGGACAGTACGAACCTCATTTTGACTTTGGACGG AAAGACGAACCGGACGCGTTCGAGGAGCTGGGGACAGGAAACAGAATCGCCACCTGGCTGCTTTAC ATGAGTGACGTGCAGGCAGGGGGCGCCACAGTCTTCACTGACGTGAGAGCTGCTGTCTATCCCAAAAAG GGGACGGCGGTGTTCTGGTACAACCTGTACCGCAGCGGAGAGGGAGACTATCGGACCAGACACGCCGCCTGTCCCGTTCTGGTCGGAAACAAGTGGG tgtCGAATAAATGGATCCATGAACGAGGGCAGGAGTTCAGGAGGCGCTGTGGCCTCCAGGAGACGGACTGA